One genomic region from Spirosoma sp. KCTC 42546 encodes:
- a CDS encoding M23 family metallopeptidase translates to MHILLLLSLSGFWLNVSSDRLHTPKAALKAEPKSVSVAQGEVARWAGNCLRCSFEKRAWSAVNGTCYYPVDMDMKPGSYTISRRTTGGKLETATIHVATKACVQEDIKNFPKKEYVNVSPQNQSRAAKEAAIVNPLIRYKATVRPAVFDLPVGKPASPLPKGEGNFGACRTFDGQPRDRHTGQDYPVELGESVLSVGNGRVLLAANQFYSGNAVYIDHGNGLISEYFHLKSYSVKPNQTVTKGQKIGLVGETGRVTGPHLHFGVRWHGACINPGFLLIDPSDMQQVQ, encoded by the coding sequence ATGCATATTCTACTTTTGCTCTCCCTATCAGGCTTCTGGCTCAACGTATCGTCAGATCGACTCCATACTCCTAAAGCTGCTTTGAAAGCGGAGCCTAAATCGGTGAGCGTAGCACAAGGTGAGGTAGCCCGCTGGGCAGGAAACTGCCTACGCTGTAGCTTTGAGAAACGAGCCTGGTCGGCCGTTAACGGTACCTGCTACTACCCCGTTGATATGGATATGAAACCGGGCTCGTATACTATCTCCCGCCGAACGACCGGTGGAAAACTGGAAACGGCTACCATTCATGTCGCCACTAAAGCCTGCGTCCAGGAAGATATAAAAAACTTTCCCAAGAAGGAATACGTCAATGTATCCCCTCAAAATCAGTCTCGTGCTGCTAAAGAAGCCGCTATTGTTAATCCTCTGATTCGCTATAAAGCAACCGTGCGTCCTGCCGTTTTCGATCTGCCGGTGGGTAAGCCTGCCAGTCCACTGCCAAAAGGGGAAGGCAACTTTGGTGCTTGCCGGACGTTTGATGGCCAGCCCCGCGATCGGCATACGGGACAAGACTATCCAGTTGAGCTAGGCGAGTCTGTATTAAGTGTTGGAAATGGCCGTGTATTGCTGGCGGCCAACCAGTTCTATAGCGGAAATGCAGTCTACATTGACCACGGCAATGGCTTAATTTCAGAGTATTTTCATCTGAAGAGCTATTCGGTTAAACCCAATCAAACTGTTACCAAGGGACAGAAGATTGGCCTGGTTGGAGAAACGGGTCGGGTAACGGGTCCTCACCTGCATTTTGGGGTACGCTGGCACGGGGCTTGTATCAATCCAGGCTTTTTACTAATTGATCCTTCTGACATGCAGCAAGTTCAATAA
- a CDS encoding glycerophosphodiester phosphodiesterase family protein, with amino-acid sequence MKLSFYIVLGSLVILFDGCRKTYEAIVPYDFTNQPGSGQFVPAIRKSMEGVYTISNGASQFGELAALKWTYLLNGADTTHYLSIFTGTDATYFNLESAPDADSLVLNGYWRKLVNEEIGEVRLILREKHNGKLQLFKGSLAQGDTLVVDGLYGDKSAEPNHQITLTYNRPLNPRPFSIMAHRSGGRTSDLLPASENSIEIIKLASRLGATGIEIDVRYTKDGVPILYHDNTLNLRLIQKSGLTGPVEDYTYQQLSTLVRLVNGEKIPTLEEALETVVNNTSLNFVWLDTKYIGPMDKVQALQQKYRQKAILAGRNLRIVIGLPSTEAVDSYQALADKANTPILCELDTAITKGLGARIWAPRWTLGPQTEEVLAMQAAGLTVFVWTLDEPEFIREFISQNHFDGILSNYSPVVAYYHYIEQQ; translated from the coding sequence GTGAAACTGTCTTTTTATATAGTACTAGGCTCATTAGTTATACTCTTTGACGGCTGTCGAAAGACCTATGAAGCAATCGTTCCCTATGACTTTACAAACCAACCGGGTTCAGGACAATTTGTGCCGGCTATTCGGAAGTCAATGGAAGGTGTTTATACCATTTCAAACGGAGCCAGCCAATTTGGCGAGCTGGCGGCTTTAAAATGGACCTACCTGCTTAATGGAGCCGATACCACTCACTATCTATCCATTTTCACCGGCACTGATGCTACTTATTTTAATCTGGAAAGTGCGCCCGATGCCGACAGTCTGGTGTTGAACGGCTATTGGCGTAAGCTGGTGAATGAGGAAATTGGTGAAGTTCGCCTGATTCTGAGGGAGAAGCATAACGGAAAGCTGCAACTCTTCAAGGGTAGTTTAGCCCAAGGCGACACGCTGGTTGTAGATGGATTATACGGTGATAAATCCGCAGAGCCTAATCATCAGATTACCCTAACCTATAACCGACCCTTAAACCCCAGGCCATTTTCTATCATGGCCCACCGGAGCGGTGGACGAACATCGGACCTGTTGCCTGCTTCAGAAAATTCTATAGAAATTATTAAGCTGGCTTCCCGGCTGGGCGCAACAGGGATTGAAATTGACGTGCGCTATACCAAAGATGGTGTTCCCATTTTATACCACGACAATACCCTGAATCTGCGGCTCATTCAGAAAAGCGGCCTGACTGGCCCTGTTGAAGACTATACCTATCAGCAACTGAGTACCCTGGTTCGGCTGGTTAATGGGGAGAAAATTCCGACTCTTGAAGAAGCGCTGGAAACGGTTGTCAACAACACATCCCTGAATTTTGTCTGGCTCGATACCAAATACATTGGGCCAATGGATAAAGTACAGGCTCTTCAGCAGAAATACCGGCAAAAAGCGATTCTGGCCGGTCGTAACTTACGAATCGTGATTGGCTTGCCCAGCACAGAGGCTGTAGATTCTTATCAGGCACTGGCCGATAAGGCAAACACGCCCATTTTGTGCGAGCTGGATACGGCTATTACAAAAGGATTAGGTGCTCGTATCTGGGCACCTCGCTGGACACTTGGCCCTCAAACGGAGGAAGTGCTGGCCATGCAGGCGGCTGGCCTGACGGTTTTCGTCTGGACACTCGATGAGCCTGAATTTATTCGGGAGTTTATTAGTCAGAATCATTTCGATGGTATTCTGTCTAACTATTCGCCAGTGGTTGCGTATTATCATTATATCGAACAACAGTAA
- a CDS encoding metallophosphoesterase has protein sequence MEQDTNKREILFLSDTQAPMWVERLVLRTHQNTKATQAIFNEILRIRPAVLYWLGDIVSLGYRNNKWRIIDRFLLQCTEVRTAVYAIMGNHDVMGRPRKGAKNFQQRFPEHIHTGYVKTTDEIAVVMLNSNFSTLSIADLVTQQTWYEQTLKDLDNDPSVKVVIVTCHHAPYSNSKLVGSSKLVQQRFVPPYVKSQKARLFITGHSHAFERYEFEGKTFLVIGGGGGLRQPLNTSPSRLPDLALTYKPMFHYLAVRREGDGLVLKSYCLKNDFSGFSEGYQFEIPSEVSA, from the coding sequence ATGGAACAAGATACAAACAAACGCGAAATTCTGTTTTTAAGCGATACACAGGCTCCCATGTGGGTAGAACGCCTGGTGCTGCGAACGCATCAGAATACAAAAGCAACCCAGGCAATTTTCAACGAAATCCTGCGAATTCGTCCGGCTGTGCTGTATTGGCTGGGCGATATTGTTTCTCTGGGGTATCGCAACAATAAGTGGCGGATCATTGACCGGTTCCTATTACAATGCACAGAGGTCCGAACGGCCGTGTATGCTATCATGGGAAATCATGATGTGATGGGCCGCCCCCGAAAGGGCGCTAAGAATTTCCAGCAGCGATTTCCTGAACACATTCATACGGGCTATGTAAAAACTACCGATGAGATTGCCGTGGTGATGCTGAATTCCAATTTCAGTACGCTCTCCATTGCTGATCTGGTAACGCAACAAACCTGGTATGAGCAAACGTTAAAGGATCTGGATAACGACCCATCGGTAAAAGTCGTTATTGTGACTTGCCACCACGCGCCCTATTCGAACAGTAAATTAGTGGGTTCGTCTAAACTGGTGCAACAACGATTTGTGCCACCGTATGTCAAATCGCAGAAAGCACGCTTGTTTATTACGGGCCACTCGCATGCCTTTGAGCGGTATGAATTTGAGGGAAAAACATTTCTGGTTATCGGCGGTGGCGGTGGATTGCGTCAGCCCCTCAATACCTCGCCAAGTCGTTTGCCCGATTTAGCTTTAACCTACAAACCAATGTTTCACTACCTCGCTGTTCGGCGAGAAGGTGATGGTTTAGTGTTGAAGTCATACTGTCTCAAAAATGATTTTTCAGGTTTTTCTGAGGGGTATCAATTCGAAATTCCATCCGAAGTATCCGCCTGA